The following are encoded in a window of Heliangelus exortis chromosome 9, bHelExo1.hap1, whole genome shotgun sequence genomic DNA:
- the GPR171 gene encoding G-protein coupled receptor 171 codes for MSRNVSQCYVGEKMEAFTYFYSLIFLMGFTGSCFALWAFTQPNQKQKCMSIYLINLLTADFLLTLALPVKIIVDQGVAPWTLRIFHCQVTASFIYLNMYLSIIFLGFVSMDRYLQLVHSTKIYRIQEPGFAKMLSAVVWTMILLITVPNMAIPTKTIEEKPGARCIDLKTKFGRDWHVLTNFICTAIFLNFSAVILISNFLVVRQLYQNKHSESYSSVRKALTSILLVTAAYLLCFLPYHIVRIPYTLSQSDTITSCPLKQALYKAKEATMLFAVSNLCFDPILYYHLSNSFRLKFSETFAASKEGKVSSDEEAPQPRGEQ; via the coding sequence ATGTCACGCAATGTTTCACAGTGCTATGTTGGTGAAAAAATGGAAGCTTTTACCTATTTTTACTCCTTGATTTTTCTCATGGGATTTACTGGAAGTTGTTTTGCATTATGGGCATTCACACAACCAAATCAGAAACAGAAGTGCATGAGCATCTATTTAATTAACCTACTTACAGCAGATTTCTTGTTGACTCTGGCCTTGCCAGTGAAGATTATTGTTGACCAAGGAGTTGCACCCTGGACGCTGAGGATATTCCACTGCCAAGTTACAGCCTCTTTCATCTACCTGAACATGTATTTATCCATTATATTTTTGGGATTTGTAAGCATGGATCGTTACCTTCAGCTAGTGCACAGCACTAAGATCTACCGCATTCAAGAGCCTGGCTTTGCCAAGATGCTGTCTGCAGTCGTGTGGACAATGATTCTGCTCATAACAGTGCCCAACATGGCTATTCCCACAAAAACCATTGAAGAAAAACCTGGTGCGAGATGCATCGACCTCAAAACAAAATTTGGAAGAGACTGGCATGTGCTAACTAACTTCATATGCACAGCAATATTCCTGAATTTCTCAGCTGTGATACTGATCTCCAATTTCCTGGTTGTTCGGCAGCTCTACCAGAACAAGCACAGTGAGAGCTACAGCAGTGTGAGGAAAGCCCTCACCAGCATCCTGCTGGTAACTGCAGCCTACCTGCTGTGCTTCCTACCCTACCACATTGTCCGCATCCCCTACACCTTGAGCCAGAGTGACACCATAACCAGCTGCCCCCTCAAACAAGCTCTCTATAAAGCTAAAGAAGCCACCATGCTGTTTGCTGTATCAAACCTCTGCTTCGACCCCATCCTCTATTACCACCTTTCCAACTCATTCAGATTGAAATTCTCCGAGACTTTTGCAGCATCCAAAGAAGGGAAGGTTTCCAGTGATGAAGAGGCACCACAGCCCAGAGGTGAGCAGTAG